Proteins from a single region of Crassaminicella profunda:
- a CDS encoding acetyl-CoA hydrolase/transferase family protein: MKYGDRIRNKDLVSKIATAEELAKLIEDGMIIGVSGFTPSGYPKAVPLALAERVKNSGEKMSLGVYSGASLGPEVDGAWAEAGIIAKRLPYQTNSTLRNAINNGQAEYLDMHLSHTPQYVSYGILPKVDVAIVEAVAITEEGHIIPTTGVGNTPVFVKQADKVIVEINMKKPLALEGMADIYMPQSPPNREPIPITKADQRIGTTFIPCGLDKIAGIIITDLQDKTRPLTPVDEVSKKISANILKFLEKEVELGRLPKNLQPIQSGVGSVANAVLYGLCESSFENLTCYTEVVQDSMLELLRCGKAKMASTTSISPSPEGLVQFEEEIDFFKDRIILRPQEISNHPEVARRLGVIAMNTALELDIYGNVNSTHVMGSRMMNGIGGSGDFARNAYLTIFTTASIAKNGDISSIVPMVSHVDHTEHDVMVIVTEQGVADLRGLSPKERAKEIINNCVHPDYKEKLLDYYNRAYESGYKHTPHILEEALSWHTKFMKTGSMK, translated from the coding sequence ATGAAATATGGTGACAGAATAAGAAATAAGGATTTAGTTAGTAAAATAGCAACAGCAGAAGAATTAGCTAAGTTGATAGAGGATGGAATGATTATTGGTGTTAGTGGATTTACACCATCAGGATACCCAAAAGCAGTACCCTTAGCTCTTGCAGAAAGAGTAAAAAACAGTGGAGAGAAAATGAGTCTAGGAGTATATTCTGGTGCTTCATTAGGGCCAGAAGTAGATGGCGCTTGGGCAGAAGCCGGGATCATTGCTAAAAGACTTCCTTATCAAACGAACAGCACATTAAGAAATGCTATTAATAATGGACAAGCAGAGTATTTAGATATGCATTTAAGTCATACACCTCAATATGTAAGCTATGGAATATTACCAAAGGTTGATGTGGCAATTGTTGAAGCTGTAGCTATTACAGAAGAAGGACATATTATTCCTACTACAGGAGTTGGAAATACACCTGTATTTGTAAAGCAAGCAGACAAAGTTATCGTAGAAATTAATATGAAAAAACCTTTGGCATTAGAAGGCATGGCAGATATTTATATGCCACAAAGTCCTCCAAATAGAGAACCTATTCCCATTACAAAGGCAGATCAAAGAATAGGAACTACCTTTATTCCATGTGGATTAGATAAAATTGCAGGGATTATAATAACAGATTTACAGGATAAAACTAGACCCCTTACGCCAGTAGATGAGGTATCTAAAAAAATATCAGCTAATATATTAAAGTTCTTAGAAAAAGAAGTAGAACTAGGAAGACTTCCAAAGAACTTACAACCAATCCAATCAGGTGTAGGAAGTGTAGCAAACGCAGTACTTTATGGATTATGTGAATCAAGTTTTGAAAATCTTACATGCTATACAGAGGTTGTTCAGGACTCAATGCTTGAGTTACTAAGATGTGGAAAAGCGAAAATGGCATCTACTACATCTATAAGCCCTTCACCAGAAGGATTAGTACAATTTGAAGAAGAGATTGACTTCTTTAAAGACAGAATTATTTTAAGACCACAAGAAATTAGTAACCATCCAGAGGTGGCAAGAAGACTGGGCGTAATTGCTATGAATACAGCTCTAGAGCTTGATATATACGGAAATGTTAATTCTACTCATGTAATGGGATCTCGTATGATGAATGGAATTGGTGGTTCTGGAGATTTTGCTAGAAATGCATACCTTACAATATTTACAACCGCATCTATTGCAAAAAATGGAGATATTTCATCTATTGTACCAATGGTTTCACATGTGGATCACACGGAGCATGATGTGATGGTTATTGTAACAGAACAAGGTGTTGCAGATTTAAGAGGACTGAGTCCAAAAGAAAGAGCTAAGGAGATTATCAATAATTGTGTACATCCAGATTACAAAGAAAAATTATTAGATTATTATAATAGAGCTTATGAAAGTGGATATAAGCATACACCACATATATTAGAAGAAGCACTTTCATGGCATACAAAGTTTATGAAAACAGGAAGTATGAAATAA